The nucleotide sequence GGCGACGAGACCGATTCCTGCCGCGAAGGCGGCGGCCGTGACTGCCCTGGTGGTTCTTCTCATGGTTCTGTCCCATCCGGTGGAGAAGCGAGAAGCGCTTCGCGACTGGTGCCGGCCCGCGGCGCATTCCCCCGAACGCCCCCGGGCCCCGTGTCTGGTGCGACGTCACCAACGTAGGCGCAGGTCAGGGTGCATCGGCCACCGTGCGTGAAGATGACGGACACGATTCGGACACGGTGCCGGTGCCACTGCGGCCGCCGGGCACCGGCCCGGACCGGGAGGCGCCGGACGGGGCGCCGCTCAGAACGCGTCGTCGATGGCCACCGGCCGGCCGTGCCGGTCGTAGTAGTAGACCCCCTGCGTCTCCGGTGTCCCGTCGGCGGGGTCCTCCGGCGGCTCCGCCGGGAGGTCGCCGCCGCCCCGGGCGCCGAGCGCGAGCGCACCGACGGACACGAGCAGCAGGAGCACCACCGTGAGCAGCGGCCCCAGGGGCACGGCGCGGACGAGGACGGCCAGGACCACGGTCAGCGCGAGGAGCAGGAGCAGGGCGCCCGTGGCCGCGGGCTCGAACGCGCGACCGGGGCGGTCGGCCCCCGGCTCGGTCGAGGACCGGCCGGAGAAGTCCGGCAGCTGGGGCAGCTCGGGAACGAGCGGAGTGGTCACGGCGGGCCTTTCGCGTGCGGCTCCCCCGGTGGAACGGTCCCGGCGCTGAGCGGCTCCGGGAGCGACCTCGACCGGAGTCCCCCCGGTCGCTCCTGCGGGAGTTGGTTCCATCCTGGACCTCCCGCGCGCTCCGGGCCTGCCCACTCTTGTGGGGCTGTCGGGCGCCGGGCGGCACGATCCGGGGGACGGAGGGCCCGGACGGCCGCGGACGGTGCGCGGGCAGGCGCGGTCCGGCGGACGGGGCCGGGCCGGCGGATCAGGGGCCGTGCATCGTCCGGGGCCGCCCGATCCGGGTCCGGACGCCCGGTGAGAACAGCACGGACTCGGGCGGGCCGTCGACGTCGAGGCCGGCCGCGGCCAGCAGGCCGTCCTCGAGGTGCGCGACCGCCGCGGGGTGCAGCGGCCACGGCTCGTGCGAGACAGGGACGTGCACCGTGCGGCCGGCGAACCGGCTGTGCAGACCGAACCGCGCGGTGAGCTCCAGCGACAGTTCGTCGTCGGCGCGGGCAGCGCGGTCCGGGTGCACGGCGAAGGAGGACGTCGTCCGTCCGCGGCGCCGGACGACGTCGTACCCGTAAGAGGGATCCGCCCCGTCGGGGGCGGCGGCCCGGCACTGCGACCACACGTAGGGCAGGCCGGCGGCGCGGGCGCCGAGGACGACCGCGAGCCGTGGCGCGTCGAGGGACAGGAACACCACGGCGCGCGTGCCGTCCGGCTCGCGGGAGTAGAGGCGCACGTTGATCTCGGGGAAGCTTCCCCACCACGGCAGGGGCACCGCGGCGCCGAGCCGGATCCGCTCCATCCGGAAGCCGACGAGGCCCGCCCAGGCGGAGCCGTCGACCACGTCCGCCCGGACGCCCGGCGGCATCCGTGCCGCCGCGGCGGGCACCGGGATCCGCCAGTGCAGGAAGACGGCGTCCTCCCAGCGCTGGTCCATCAGGTGGGGGCGCGGCAACCCCGGCGCCGCGGGCCAGGGAGCCGCCGGATCAGCCGTCGTCCTGCTCGTCATCCTGTTCCATGGGCCCCTCGCCCTCCGTGGGGCTGATGGGCCCGGTCGTGTTCTCCTCCTCGGTGGCGTCCGTGGCCTCGTCCTCGGCGGTCTCCTCGCCTCCGGCGGGGGCCTCCTGCTCCGTGCCCTCCTCGCCGCCGGACCCGGGGTCGTCGCACCCCGCGAGTCCCAGGGCGGCGACGGACAGGAACCCGATCGCCAGCGTCCTGCGCCACCAGCTCTCGCCCGCAGCTGCTGTCATGACCCCTCCTCCGTGGTTCTGCATGAGCATCAAAGGTAAGCACGCTTTCCAAACCGGTGCAACAGAGGGGACAGGATTGACGGAAGATGCTCAGCGGAAATCCAGGACGGCGCCGGTACGGTCGGGAACGGGACCGGCGCCTGCCGCCGGGGCGAACCGCCCGCGTCCCCGTCCGTCCGGGAACGAAAGGCGCACCGTGCGCACGAGCTGTCGAGGGGCCCGATCCGGCCGCGCCGCGGCGCTGGGCCTCGCCCTCGCCCTCCTCCTCGGCGCCTGCGGCGGGGACGGGGACGGGGCCGTACCGGTCGCCGCCCCGACGGCCGAGGCCGCCGCCGCGGGCCTGGCGGCGGACCTGGAGGAGCTCGCCGCCGAGGTGCCCGGTGAACTCGGGGTCGTGCTCCTCGACCCCGAGGGCGGGGAGGTCGTGGCCCGCAACGCGGACCGCCCGTTCACGAGCGCGAGCCTCTACAAGCTCTTCCTGGCCCATGCGGTCCTCGACCGGGCCGACCGGGGCGCCCTCGCCCTCTCGGACGTCGTGCCGGGACTGGGCCTCACGGTCGAGCAGGCCCTCGACGTGATGATCAGCTGGTCGGACAACGCCTCCGGTGCGGCACTGGGCCAGTGGCTCGGGTGGGAGCAGGTCGAGACCTTCGCGCACGGGCAGGGCTTCACGGCCACGACCTTCGACCCCGACACCGGCTCGCAGGACGTCGTCGCGATGACCACCACTCCCGCGGACGTCGCCGCCCTCCTGGAGCGGCTGCGCCGCGGTGAGCTGCTCTCCGGCCCCTCCGCCGCCCTGCTCCTCGGGTTCCTCGAGGAGCAGCACCTCGACTACGCCCTCTCCTCGGGCTTCTCCCCGGACGTCGGCTT is from Kocuria rosea and encodes:
- a CDS encoding YqjF family protein, producing MDQRWEDAVFLHWRIPVPAAAARMPPGVRADVVDGSAWAGLVGFRMERIRLGAAVPLPWWGSFPEINVRLYSREPDGTRAVVFLSLDAPRLAVVLGARAAGLPYVWSQCRAAAPDGADPSYGYDVVRRRGRTTSSFAVHPDRAARADDELSLELTARFGLHSRFAGRTVHVPVSHEPWPLHPAAVAHLEDGLLAAAGLDVDGPPESVLFSPGVRTRIGRPRTMHGP
- a CDS encoding serine hydrolase, which encodes MRTSCRGARSGRAAALGLALALLLGACGGDGDGAVPVAAPTAEAAAAGLAADLEELAAEVPGELGVVLLDPEGGEVVARNADRPFTSASLYKLFLAHAVLDRADRGALALSDVVPGLGLTVEQALDVMISWSDNASGAALGQWLGWEQVETFAHGQGFTATTFDPDTGSQDVVAMTTTPADVAALLERLRRGELLSGPSAALLLGFLEEQHLDYALSSGFSPDVGFAHKTGLLVDVSHDAGIVELGGHDYVVAVLTDGWSDYEESAPWFGDAGPEIEAYVREDTGTSPRPAAAP